In the genome of Mesorhizobium sp. NBSH29, the window CATGAAAATTGAGAAGGTGCTCAAGCCTCTGCCATGGACCATGGTGCTCTGCCGCTGTGATTGAGACGCCGCGGCCTCCAGAACGAATGGCTTCAGGCGCACTGAAGTTGGCTGCGCGAATTGGCGGAATCGCGATAAGCCTTGTTGCCCTTGCTTTTGTCGCCCGGTCCATCCACCGGTCATTTGCCGCTCTACAGCAGCAACTGGTATCACCTCTTTTCCTTGCCGCCATCTTCGCCTGTGCAATTGCCTACGCCATCGCATTGCTGCTGATAGGCGTGGGCTGGCACCGGCTTGTGGCGGCAGTGGATGGCCAAAAAAGCATCAAGCTTGGCCATGCATTGGCAATTTTCGCGCGCACCCAGATCTACAAATATTTCCCCACCAATGTGATGCACATGGTCGGACGCTTCGCACTGGGAAGCCGTGCTGGCGCCTCAAAAAAAGCTTTGGTGTTTGCACAGGCGGCGGAACTCGTGCTTTTTTCAACGTCGGCTCTCGCAGTAGGCGCACTCTTCGCGTCACCGTCACTGCGGGAGGCTTACAATCTCTACGACCTACCTTTCCGGACGGCCGGAATGGTTGTTGCTCTACTGTCGCTCGGTCTGGCGATTTTCGCAGTGGCAATAATCGCTCGAGGTCGCTTGCGCCATCTGGGACGTGCTGCGCTCAAAGGCGGGAGTGAAGCGTGCCTCCTCTATCTCTTGTTTTTCACGGTAAACGGCCTTCTGACTGTAGCACTGGCTCAAGGTTTGGGCGGCGCAGGGCACGCAGCCCCGATCATCGGTATCGCAAGTGTGGCATGGCTTATCGGATTTATCATTCCCGGAGCACCGGGAGGACTGGGAGTACGCGAAGCGGTGATGATAGCTGGCCTGTCATCCGTCGGCGTTCCCGCTGCCACCGCCACTGCCATTGCGCTGGGAAATCGAGTTGTGACAGTTTCAGGAGATGCGATTTTGGCGTTGGTTGCAGGAATAATAGGGGGAACGAAACGCGAGGCTAAAGGAC includes:
- a CDS encoding lysylphosphatidylglycerol synthase transmembrane domain-containing protein; its protein translation is MAARIGGIAISLVALAFVARSIHRSFAALQQQLVSPLFLAAIFACAIAYAIALLLIGVGWHRLVAAVDGQKSIKLGHALAIFARTQIYKYFPTNVMHMVGRFALGSRAGASKKALVFAQAAELVLFSTSALAVGALFASPSLREAYNLYDLPFRTAGMVVALLSLGLAIFAVAIIARGRLRHLGRAALKGGSEACLLYLLFFTVNGLLTVALAQGLGGAGHAAPIIGIASVAWLIGFIIPGAPGGLGVREAVMIAGLSSVGVPAATATAIALGNRVVTVSGDAILALVAGIIGGTKREAKGQ